TTTCGGATCGACATCGCGCGGAGCTGGACCCTCGGGACAAACTATCGGCGTGGCGTCACGCTCCTCGAGGGTGTGACCAGCGAGACCTACTTCACAGATACGGCAAACGTCACGCTCAACGGCTACCTGACGCGCCGGGTTGACGTCGGCTTCGCGGGCGGATTCTCGCAGGGTCGACCACGTCGGGGTGACGACGGTGAGGTCGATCAGCTCCGAACCTATAGCGCCTCGGCGCAGGTCCGCGTCGCGCTTACTCGACACGCCGCCATCTTCTCCCAGTACTCATACTACCGTTACCAATTTACAGATCCGTCGTCTCCCGCCCCGGGCTTCCCCCCAACCTTCGACCGCAATGCCGTGCGGGTGGGTGTGTCGCTCTGGGTCCCGTTGGCAGGCCGGTCCCGCGGAATCCGCCAGTAAGGACCAGTAGGAAACCGTCACAGGAAACGGACGAACTCATGCTCCCCGGTCGTAAATACACCCCCGAAGACGTGCTCTCGCTCGTGTGGCAGCGCCGCTGGTTGATCCTTGTTCCGCTGTTCGTCTGCAGCTTTGCCGCATTGCTCTACTCCCGGTCGAAGCCTGACCTCTATCAATCTCAGGCGCTCATTGGCGTGATACCTCAGCGGATCCCTGATTCGTACGTGCAGTCCACCGTCACCTCGAATGTACAAGAGCGCCTCCGCAGCCTGACACAGCAAATTCTCAGCCGCACCCGTTTGGAGCGGATTATCCAGGATTTCGGCCTCTATGGGACGCTCCAGGATGTTGCCCCGATGGAAGATGTTGTCGACTCGATGCGCAACATCATCGAGGTCCAGGCCATCGGTTCCACGAATCGCCGGCAGGCGGGTGAGACGTTCCATGTCCGCTTCACCTACCCGGATCCGCAGCTCGCCCAGCGTGTCACCGAGCGCCTGGCCTCGCTGTTCATCGAAGAGAACTCGCAAGAGCGCGAATCAGCCGCCGAATCGACCAATCAGTTCCTCGATGCGCAGCTCTCGGACGCGCGGGCCCGGCTGGAAGCTCAGGAGAAGAAGCTCGAGCAGTTTCGCGAGCAACACGCCGGACGCCTGCCCACACAGATGCAGTCCAACCTGCAGGCCATCAACGGCATGCACATGCAGCTGCAGTCGACGCTCCAGACACTGGAGGGCCATCGTTCCCGCAGGCTGATGCTCCAGCAGCTCTACGGCGACGCAGCGGCAGAAGAGACTACGTCGACAACCGCCGAAGAGGGTGAGACCGAAAGCGCCTCGTCTGAGGATGAGTCAGAGTCCGGCGTCACCGTGCCAGAAGGTCTGCCGGTACCCACGAGTGGGCCCGCATCGCAGCAACTGGCTGCGGCGAAAACCGCGCTCGGTCAGGCGGAGCTGCGCCTGAAGCCGGAGCACCCGGACATCGTGCGGCTGAAGCGTCTCATCGGCGATCTCGAGCGCAAGGTGGCGGAGGACGCCAAGAATCCGCCGGACCCAAATGTGCAACCGGCGCTCACGCCAGAGGAAGAACGACGCCAAGAGCGGTTGCGTCAGACGCGCGCAGAAATGGAAGCGCTCGATCGCCAGATCGGCTTCAGGGAATCGGAGGAGGAGCGAATTCGCGGGCGGATCGCCGAGTACGAGGCTCGCCTCGAGGCGGTGCCTGGCCTCGAATCGGAGTGGATACGGCTGACCCGCGACTACGAGACGCTGCAGCGCCAGTACAGGTCGCTGCTGCAAAAGAGCGAGAACTCGAAAGTGGCGATGAATCTGGAGCGGCGGCAGATCAGCGAGCAGTTTCGGATCATCGATGCCGCGCGGCTGCCAACGCGCCCGGTGAGCCCCAACCGTCTTCAGATCAGCGTCGCCGGCCTCGCTGCTGGGTTGCTGCTCGGGCTGGCGCTGGTCGCCCTCTTCGAGTGGCGTGACTCCAGCTTTCGCACGGACGGAGACGTGGTCGGCGTGCTGGCGCTGCCGGTTCTCGCGGTCATTCCGCATGTCGCAACGCGTGCCGAGCGGATGCGCGAGGCGCGCCGGCGGTTCTTGGTGACCTCGGCCGCCGTCGGCGCCCTGGTGGTTGCAGGCGGCACGTTCTGGTTTCTCGAGCTGTGGAAGTTCGTGAGATAGCGGGAAGGATTTTTACATGGGTCGTATCGATGAAGCACTTCGCCGCGCCGGCACCGGCGGCGCGTCGACGTTGGAGCGTGAGGAAGGCGACGGTCAGACGAGCGCACCACCGACGTCGCCGTGGGTGTTCCCAGGTGACGAGCTCCTTGGTCGGGCATCGATCGACGTGCCTGCACCGAGCCACGACGACGGCACCGGTGAAGGATCTGGGCCGGGCGTCGCCGACGGCCTTGCCCCGGGCGCAGTCGAGGGGCGACGGCACGCGAGAGCGTCGGCGTCGCGAGCGGCTCGGGTTCGCCGTACTCCTCGACAATCGGGCGAAGCCGGAGAGCTTGCGGTCTTTCGCGGTTTCAATCCCAGTGTGCTCGATCGCCTGGTGGTCAACGATCACACGACGCCGGCATTGGCAGAGCAGTTCCGCAAACTGGCGGCCACGCTCCACCACGCGCAGCTCTCGGACGGCATCAAGGTCATCATGGTGACGAGCGGCATGGCCGCAGACGGCAAGACGCTGACGGCCACCAATCTCGCGCTGACCTTGAGCGAGTCGTATCGGCGGGACGTTCTGCTCATCGATGCAGATCTGCGGCGTCCTTCGCTCCACGAGATCTTTCAGGTTCCCAACATCTCTGGGCTCAACGAGGGTCTCCAGGCGGCCGCTGACGAAAAGCTCTCGACGCTGCGGGTCACCGACACGCTCACGCTGCTTCCGGCGGGCCGACCGAACGCCGATCCGATGAGCTCGTTGACCTCTGACCGTATGCGCAGCATCATCGACGAGGCATCGACCAGCTTTCATTGGGTCATCCTCGACACCCCTCCGATCGGCCTCCTGGCGGATGCCAATCTCCTCGCCGACATGGTCGATGGGGCGCTGCTCGTCGTCCTCGCCGAGCGCACTCCCTACAAGGTCGTGAGCAAAGCCGTCGACACGGTGGGCCGCGATCGCATTCTGGGTGTGGTGCTGAATGGGTCGACGACGCGGGAGGAAACGGAGTACTACGAGCGCCGGTACAGCGCTGAGTCCTGAGCGGCGGGGCTTGGCCCCCGCCCTACCGCCAATTTCGACACCTTGCGGTGGAGATGGCCCTTTCAGGGCCGCCATTGAAATGCAGAAACTTTAGGGCGGAGCTGAAGGCTCCCCGTAACGCTTTATGCAGGCCTTATGTTACTGACGCGTCTAACCCGGCGAAGCACAGCGCTCGTTGTGGTCGAGCACCTGCTGATCGT
The genomic region above belongs to Luteitalea sp. and contains:
- a CDS encoding polysaccharide biosynthesis tyrosine autokinase, with translation MGRIDEALRRAGTGGASTLEREEGDGQTSAPPTSPWVFPGDELLGRASIDVPAPSHDDGTGEGSGPGVADGLAPGAVEGRRHARASASRAARVRRTPRQSGEAGELAVFRGFNPSVLDRLVVNDHTTPALAEQFRKLAATLHHAQLSDGIKVIMVTSGMAADGKTLTATNLALTLSESYRRDVLLIDADLRRPSLHEIFQVPNISGLNEGLQAAADEKLSTLRVTDTLTLLPAGRPNADPMSSLTSDRMRSIIDEASTSFHWVILDTPPIGLLADANLLADMVDGALLVVLAERTPYKVVSKAVDTVGRDRILGVVLNGSTTREETEYYERRYSAES